A section of the Deinococcus taeanensis genome encodes:
- a CDS encoding putative bifunctional diguanylate cyclase/phosphodiesterase, whose protein sequence is MRFMVFTAAPLSHRWASGLYLGLVALYGLHLLNLLHLITPSALVTLAQHAYVLVFVGSGALTWALSGRAPLPGAWRLMAAGTALWGVGQLVYAALNMTDVQLTLADPFFLAYPVCFLWAFRLFERRWPALPDAASRLDVAAVVAALGAYMWFYVLFEQATRADTGLLDNVMTMLYPLSDLLLLALLVAQAWRGLSGALGGWWLLTGGMLGFVVADVGFTVLTLKGTYTGADWPDALWPVAALLLPLAAQRAQEPRRVRATTGELRGARHLTPYVALAAVFLLLAALPQSVQGRGVLSVTFLVALLVAARQTLALRALQGSQDQLQHQAAHDPLTGLGNRVQLDCALTSALAAGGQVGLVVLDVDYFRRVNDALGHRAGDDFLREMARRVQVVTRSLPGGASCSRLGADEFVVLLPDTTGSALQRLGETLRSYLHEPVALDAQPLRLTVSLGLALGSPGMTSAQVLRHADLALAEVKRAGRNAAQLFDPARDTACAARRMLVETRLRRALECGALTLHYQPQQERDGRVRHFEALLRWTDDELGVVSPAEFVPVAESAGLMPELDLWVIGQACEQLARWARPYPERQVAVNITPPLLLRPDFLPRLRTLTGRCALRPGALELEITERVLIEYGDRVRGTLRALLNLGVGVALDDFGVGQSSLSSLLHLPITTLKIDQAFVRPLDAPQAQEAQAAFKIVQAIVALGQALQLRVVAEGVETPSQAAGAWQAGVNALQGYWTGPPVPPDALETTHV, encoded by the coding sequence ATGAGATTCATGGTGTTCACTGCCGCGCCTCTGTCTCACCGGTGGGCCAGCGGACTCTACCTGGGGCTGGTGGCGCTGTACGGGCTTCATCTGCTGAACCTGCTCCACCTGATCACGCCGAGCGCGCTGGTGACGCTGGCGCAGCACGCGTACGTCCTGGTGTTCGTGGGGAGCGGCGCGCTCACCTGGGCCCTCTCGGGGCGGGCGCCGCTGCCGGGCGCGTGGCGGCTGATGGCGGCCGGCACGGCCCTGTGGGGCGTGGGGCAGCTGGTGTACGCGGCGCTGAACATGACCGACGTGCAGCTCACGCTGGCCGACCCGTTCTTCCTGGCGTACCCGGTGTGTTTCCTGTGGGCGTTCCGGCTGTTTGAGCGGCGCTGGCCGGCGCTGCCCGACGCCGCGTCGCGCCTGGACGTGGCCGCGGTGGTGGCGGCACTGGGCGCGTACATGTGGTTCTACGTGCTGTTCGAGCAGGCCACGCGCGCAGACACGGGCCTGCTGGACAACGTGATGACCATGCTTTATCCCCTGTCGGACCTGCTGCTGCTGGCGCTGCTGGTCGCGCAGGCGTGGCGGGGCCTGTCCGGAGCGCTGGGCGGCTGGTGGCTGCTGACCGGCGGCATGCTGGGCTTCGTGGTGGCGGACGTGGGCTTCACTGTGCTGACCCTGAAAGGCACGTACACCGGGGCCGACTGGCCGGACGCCCTGTGGCCCGTGGCGGCGCTGCTGCTGCCCCTGGCAGCGCAGAGGGCGCAGGAACCCCGGCGCGTTCGAGCCACCACAGGCGAGCTCCGGGGCGCGCGTCATCTCACGCCGTACGTGGCGCTGGCCGCAGTGTTCCTGCTGCTGGCGGCGCTGCCTCAGTCGGTGCAGGGCCGCGGGGTGCTGAGTGTGACGTTCCTGGTGGCGCTGCTGGTCGCGGCGCGCCAGACGCTGGCCCTGCGGGCCCTGCAGGGCAGCCAGGACCAGCTGCAGCATCAGGCGGCGCACGACCCCCTGACAGGGCTGGGCAACCGCGTGCAGCTGGACTGCGCGCTGACGAGCGCGCTGGCGGCCGGGGGCCAGGTGGGGCTGGTGGTGCTGGATGTCGATTACTTCCGGCGGGTGAACGACGCGTTGGGCCACCGCGCCGGAGATGACTTCCTGCGCGAGATGGCGCGGCGCGTGCAGGTGGTGACGCGCTCCCTGCCGGGCGGCGCAAGCTGCAGCCGCCTGGGTGCCGACGAGTTCGTGGTGCTGCTGCCCGACACGACCGGGTCGGCGCTGCAGCGCCTGGGGGAGACGCTGCGCTCGTACCTGCACGAGCCGGTGGCGCTGGACGCCCAGCCGCTGCGGCTCACGGTGTCGCTCGGCCTGGCCCTCGGGTCGCCCGGCATGACCTCGGCACAGGTGCTGCGCCACGCAGACCTGGCGCTGGCCGAGGTGAAACGCGCCGGGCGCAACGCCGCGCAGCTGTTTGACCCGGCGCGGGATACAGCATGCGCCGCGCGGCGCATGCTGGTCGAGACGCGCCTGCGCCGCGCGCTGGAGTGCGGCGCGCTCACCCTGCATTACCAGCCGCAGCAGGAACGTGACGGACGGGTGCGGCACTTCGAAGCGCTGCTGCGCTGGACGGACGATGAACTGGGTGTGGTCTCCCCGGCGGAGTTCGTGCCGGTGGCCGAGAGCGCCGGACTGATGCCGGAACTGGACCTGTGGGTGATCGGTCAGGCGTGCGAGCAGCTGGCCCGCTGGGCGCGCCCCTACCCGGAACGGCAGGTGGCGGTGAACATCACGCCGCCGCTGCTGTTGCGCCCGGATTTCCTGCCGCGCCTGCGGACCCTGACCGGGCGGTGCGCGCTGCGGCCGGGCGCGCTGGAGCTGGAAATCACCGAGCGGGTCCTGATCGAGTACGGGGACCGGGTCCGGGGCACGCTGCGTGCGCTGCTGAACCTGGGCGTGGGTGTGGCCCTGGATGACTTCGGGGTGGGGCAGTCGTCGCTGTCGTCGCTGCTGCACCTGCCCATCACGACCCTGAAGATCGACCAGGCGTTCGTGCGGCCCCTGGACGCGCCCCAGGCGCAGGAAGCGCAGGCGGCGTTCAAGATCGTGCAGGCGATCGTGGCGCTGGGTCAGGCGCTGCAGCTGCGGGTGGTGGCTGAGGGCGTGGAGACGCCCTCGCAGGCCGCCGGGGCGTGGCAGGCCGGCGTGAACGCCCTGCAGGGCTACTGGACCGGACCGCCGGTGCCGCCGGACGCCCTGGAGACTACGCACGTCTGA
- a CDS encoding potassium/proton antiporter, which yields MGEAHTELVLLAAGVLLLVSLVMSRLGGRLGIPGLLLFLGVGMLAGSDGLGIQFSDYRLAQAIGTVALCFILFQGGLDTNWALTRPVVRRGLSLATLGVLGTAGVMAAFTHYAFGFPWLTAWLLGAIVSSTDASAVFSVLRERQLGLKGDVAPLLEFESGGNDPMAVFLTVGLLDLMAHPDLGVLGIVPLFLKQMLIGGLLGVLLGRAALWILNRLQLQFEGLYSVLSLALALTIFAGTAVAGGSGFLAIYIAGVILGNAEFIHKRSLIGFHDGLSWLMQVAMFLTLGLVVNPHDLLPTAGLALACALVLVFLARPLSVYLALARARMPLNEKSMVAWVGLRGAVPIVLATFPLLANVPQAQTLFNIVFFIVLTSVLLQGTTLTLVARFLHVREALPTVTVSPLTYTPTGHDRNAMVEVEVGAGSAADGRRIVDLRLPPEALVLLVNRAGKLLIPKGATQLQAGDSVMVLAGDEELREVRRCLGG from the coding sequence ATGGGTGAGGCACACACCGAGCTGGTTCTGCTGGCGGCCGGGGTGCTGCTGCTGGTGAGTCTGGTCATGAGCCGCCTGGGCGGCCGGCTGGGCATTCCGGGCCTGCTGCTGTTCCTGGGGGTGGGCATGCTGGCCGGCAGTGACGGACTGGGCATCCAGTTCAGTGACTACCGGCTGGCGCAGGCGATCGGAACGGTGGCGCTGTGCTTCATCCTGTTTCAGGGCGGTCTGGACACGAACTGGGCGCTCACGCGCCCGGTGGTGCGCCGCGGGCTGAGTCTCGCAACGCTGGGGGTGCTCGGCACGGCGGGGGTGATGGCGGCCTTCACGCACTACGCGTTCGGGTTCCCGTGGCTGACAGCGTGGCTGCTGGGCGCCATCGTGAGCAGCACCGACGCGAGCGCGGTGTTCAGCGTGCTGCGTGAACGGCAACTGGGCCTGAAAGGGGACGTGGCGCCGCTGCTGGAGTTCGAGTCCGGCGGAAACGACCCGATGGCGGTCTTCCTGACCGTGGGACTGCTGGACCTGATGGCGCACCCGGACCTGGGCGTGCTGGGAATCGTTCCACTGTTCTTGAAGCAGATGCTGATCGGCGGCCTGCTGGGCGTGCTGCTGGGCCGCGCGGCGCTGTGGATCCTGAACCGCCTGCAGCTGCAGTTCGAGGGGCTGTACTCGGTGCTGTCCCTGGCGCTGGCGCTCACGATCTTCGCGGGCACGGCCGTCGCGGGCGGCAGCGGGTTCCTGGCGATCTACATTGCCGGCGTGATTCTGGGCAACGCGGAGTTCATCCACAAGCGGTCCCTGATCGGGTTTCATGACGGGCTGTCGTGGTTGATGCAGGTGGCGATGTTCCTGACGCTGGGGCTGGTCGTGAACCCGCACGACCTGCTGCCCACGGCGGGCCTGGCCCTGGCGTGCGCGCTGGTGCTGGTGTTCCTGGCGCGGCCGCTGAGTGTGTACCTGGCGCTGGCCCGCGCCCGCATGCCGCTGAACGAGAAGAGCATGGTGGCGTGGGTGGGCCTGCGGGGCGCGGTGCCGATCGTGCTGGCCACCTTTCCGCTGCTGGCGAACGTGCCGCAGGCGCAGACGCTGTTCAACATCGTGTTCTTTATCGTGCTGACCAGCGTGCTGCTGCAGGGCACCACCCTGACGCTGGTGGCGCGCTTCCTGCACGTGCGCGAGGCGCTGCCGACCGTCACGGTCTCGCCGCTCACGTACACGCCCACCGGGCACGACCGCAACGCGATGGTGGAGGTGGAGGTGGGGGCAGGCAGCGCCGCAGACGGCCGGCGCATCGTGGATCTGCGGCTGCCGCCCGAGGCGCTGGTACTGCTGGTGAACCGCGCAGGAAAACTGCTGATCCCCAAGGGCGCCACGCAGTTGCAGGCGGGCGACAGCGTGATGGTTCTGGCCGGCGATGAGGAACTGCGGGAGGTCCGGCGGTGCCTTGGAGGCTGA
- a CDS encoding DUF4350 domain-containing protein, whose protein sequence is MCNSTFRRGSVLLASVFLTLSSCGRTPASADPHLSPLAAAGEPVINELYYDSPSTDAGTFIELRGPAGLNLSGYTLAAFDTAGTQYRTVTLSGTVPAGGYFVVAQDSTVPNRSLVNSGADLNNGSGSVRLLKSGTVIDAVAYGTPSSSKGEGTPAATTGAGSALARVPDGSDTNANSVDFRVQGGTPGAGNGGATGGGTTGKKVLFDLTKAEDAGNADWRIDGAYSDYASALRGLGYTVSSVTGTSVTSTALAGASVLVIPEPQNPFSDAERAAIQSFVQNGGGLFMIADHRVSDRNNSGWDSPEVFDGWDGSTPGSVSSAYQASLNSDVLFGLGASFNSSFSDPVYTATPLTTHPVLNGVSSAGVYVGTSVDVLAGTALMGTGGKTYLAVNSVGSGRVVMWGDSSTFEDNTLSDGSTGAYNNWPNLSNATLGKNVVRWLAKDL, encoded by the coding sequence ATGTGCAATTCAACCTTCCGGCGCGGCTCCGTGCTGCTGGCCTCCGTTTTCCTTACGCTGTCCTCCTGTGGTCGCACGCCCGCCTCGGCGGACCCGCACCTGTCGCCGCTGGCCGCAGCCGGTGAGCCGGTCATCAATGAGCTGTACTACGACAGTCCCAGCACCGACGCCGGGACGTTCATTGAACTGCGCGGTCCGGCGGGCCTGAACCTGAGCGGGTACACTCTGGCGGCCTTCGATACGGCCGGCACGCAGTACCGCACGGTCACGCTGTCCGGCACCGTTCCGGCCGGCGGGTACTTCGTGGTGGCGCAGGATTCCACCGTGCCGAACCGCTCACTGGTGAACAGCGGCGCGGACCTGAACAACGGCTCGGGCAGCGTGCGCCTGCTGAAGTCCGGCACAGTCATTGACGCCGTGGCGTACGGCACGCCCAGCAGCAGCAAGGGCGAAGGCACGCCGGCGGCCACAACCGGCGCCGGAAGTGCGCTGGCCCGCGTGCCGGACGGCTCGGACACGAACGCGAACAGCGTGGATTTCCGGGTGCAGGGCGGCACGCCCGGCGCGGGCAATGGCGGCGCCACGGGTGGCGGCACGACTGGCAAGAAGGTCCTGTTCGACCTGACCAAAGCCGAGGACGCCGGGAACGCCGACTGGCGCATCGACGGGGCGTACAGCGATTACGCCTCAGCGCTGCGCGGCCTGGGGTACACGGTCAGCAGTGTGACCGGCACGAGCGTCACGTCCACAGCGCTGGCCGGGGCGTCGGTGCTCGTGATTCCCGAGCCGCAGAATCCGTTCAGTGACGCGGAACGCGCCGCCATTCAGTCGTTCGTTCAGAACGGCGGGGGGCTGTTCATGATTGCGGATCACCGCGTGAGCGACCGGAACAACAGCGGCTGGGACAGCCCCGAAGTTTTCGACGGTTGGGACGGCAGTACGCCCGGCAGCGTGAGCAGCGCCTATCAGGCGAGCCTGAACAGCGACGTGCTGTTCGGCCTGGGCGCGTCGTTCAACTCCAGTTTCAGTGACCCGGTGTACACCGCCACGCCGCTCACCACGCACCCGGTCCTGAACGGCGTGAGCAGCGCGGGCGTGTACGTGGGCACCAGCGTGGACGTGCTGGCCGGCACGGCCCTGATGGGCACGGGCGGGAAGACGTACCTCGCGGTGAACAGCGTCGGGTCAGGCCGGGTGGTCATGTGGGGCGACAGCAGCACCTTCGAGGACAACACCCTGTCCGACGGCAGCACGGGCGCCTACAACAACTGGCCGAACCTCAGCAACGCCACGCTGGGCAAGAACGTGGTGCGCTGGCTGGCCAAGGACCTGTAA
- the pheS gene encoding phenylalanine--tRNA ligase subunit alpha — translation MHHEAIPEIQAAPTLDALQAVKTKYVGKSGLVTRELGALGKLPPEERKARGAEINAVRQAIQAALDEREAALKRQALDARLQSEAIDVTLPGLPLPAGGLHPINRVYDDLTGIYERLGYTVVEGPEVEDEHHNFEALNVPWYHPARDLQDTFWLEDGRLLRTHTSPMQIRYMVDHEPDLKIVVRGKVYRYEATDATHESMFHQLEGLVVGDGISMADLKGTIAEMARGLYGKGARVRFQPSYYPFVEPGADFAVWWDNPRGESKWLELGGCGMVHPNVFRAVDDLREAQGKARVYEGKTGFAFGLGPERIAMLKYGIPDIRYFYANDPRIIGQFRGELE, via the coding sequence ATGCACCACGAAGCCATCCCGGAAATCCAGGCGGCCCCCACCCTCGACGCCCTTCAGGCCGTAAAAACCAAGTACGTCGGCAAGAGCGGCCTCGTCACGCGCGAACTCGGCGCGCTGGGCAAACTGCCGCCCGAGGAACGCAAGGCGCGCGGCGCGGAAATCAACGCTGTGCGCCAGGCCATTCAGGCCGCTCTCGACGAACGCGAGGCGGCCCTGAAACGTCAGGCGCTCGACGCCCGCCTGCAGAGCGAGGCGATCGACGTGACCCTGCCTGGCCTGCCGCTTCCGGCCGGTGGCCTGCACCCCATCAACCGCGTGTACGACGACCTGACCGGCATCTATGAACGCCTCGGGTACACCGTCGTGGAGGGGCCTGAGGTCGAGGACGAACACCACAACTTCGAGGCGCTGAACGTGCCGTGGTATCACCCCGCCCGGGACCTGCAGGACACCTTCTGGCTGGAGGACGGGCGCCTGCTGCGCACCCACACCAGCCCCATGCAGATCCGCTACATGGTCGACCACGAGCCGGACCTGAAAATCGTCGTGCGCGGCAAGGTCTACCGCTACGAAGCGACCGACGCCACCCACGAAAGCATGTTCCACCAGCTCGAGGGGCTCGTGGTGGGCGACGGCATCAGCATGGCCGACCTGAAAGGCACCATTGCCGAAATGGCCCGCGGCCTGTACGGCAAGGGCGCCCGGGTCCGCTTCCAGCCCAGCTACTACCCGTTCGTGGAACCCGGCGCGGACTTCGCCGTGTGGTGGGACAACCCCCGCGGGGAAAGCAAATGGCTGGAACTCGGCGGGTGCGGCATGGTGCACCCCAACGTGTTCCGGGCCGTGGATGATCTGCGCGAGGCGCAGGGCAAGGCGCGCGTGTACGAAGGCAAAACCGGCTTCGCCTTCGGCCTCGGCCCGGAGCGCATCGCCATGCTGAAGTACGGCATTCCCGACATCCGGTACTTCTACGCGAACGACCCGCGCATCATCGGGCAGTTCCGGGGGGAACTGGAGTGA
- a CDS encoding NUDIX hydrolase: MSPRARAVGLLLNDRLEVLLMLRRKQGRAYATLPGGGIEAGETPAEACARELLEEVNLVVNVGEELLVLDNLGNLEHYFHVTLVSGEMRLGDGPEGTIRQSAENYYEPRWVPVAELDAVNLMPEQARTLVRSRAG; encoded by the coding sequence ATGAGCCCGCGTGCCCGCGCCGTGGGTCTGCTCCTGAACGACCGCCTGGAGGTGCTGCTCATGCTGCGCCGCAAGCAGGGCCGCGCGTACGCCACGCTGCCGGGCGGCGGCATCGAGGCCGGCGAGACGCCCGCCGAGGCCTGCGCCCGCGAACTGCTCGAGGAAGTGAACCTCGTCGTGAACGTCGGTGAGGAACTGCTGGTCCTGGACAACCTGGGCAACCTGGAGCATTACTTTCACGTGACGCTCGTGTCCGGCGAGATGCGCCTGGGCGACGGCCCGGAAGGCACCATCCGCCAGAGCGCGGAGAACTACTACGAGCCGCGCTGGGTGCCGGTCGCCGAACTGGACGCTGTGAACCTGATGCCCGAGCAGGCGCGGACCCTGGTCCGGTCCCGCGCAGGGTAG